Proteins from a single region of Kitasatospora sp. NBC_00240:
- a CDS encoding NUDIX hydrolase has product MTERTRVMAAVRVDVAYTLVSDEGGERVLLVRNRDSWSLPGGRREDGESLAQAAVRETEEEAGVVVEAGAVVHVSERIDAELHDVFTVFRAELLSGTPSAGHLDEDVSEVAWVPVARAGELMPWYADGVQALLAAGGAGYGTTRQ; this is encoded by the coding sequence ATGACGGAGAGGACGCGGGTGATGGCTGCGGTACGGGTCGATGTCGCGTACACGCTGGTGAGCGACGAGGGCGGGGAGCGGGTGCTGCTGGTGCGCAACCGGGACTCCTGGAGTCTGCCGGGCGGCCGGCGGGAGGACGGCGAGAGCCTCGCGCAGGCGGCTGTGCGCGAGACCGAGGAGGAGGCCGGCGTCGTCGTGGAGGCCGGCGCGGTGGTGCACGTCAGCGAACGGATCGACGCCGAGCTGCACGACGTGTTCACCGTCTTCCGCGCAGAACTGCTGTCGGGCACGCCGTCGGCCGGCCACCTCGACGAGGACGTGTCCGAGGTGGCCTGGGTGCCCGTGGCGCGGGCCGGCGAGCTGATGCCGTGGTACGCCGACGGGGTCCAGGCGCTGTTGGCGGCGGGCGGCGCCGGCTACGGCACCACCCGCCAGTGA
- a CDS encoding STAS domain-containing protein: MSHPTDPSFTTAVHGTTAGPIVQAAGELDLDAAPILDTALHRALAADPSADRLVIDLAGVTFCDSSGLGALLRARIATEQAGLTLHLARPAHAVAKVLELTGAYRVFPVDRDGPALPYPHAV, from the coding sequence GTGAGCCACCCCACCGACCCGAGCTTCACCACGGCCGTGCACGGCACCACAGCCGGCCCGATCGTCCAGGCCGCCGGCGAACTCGACCTCGACGCCGCCCCCATCCTCGACACCGCCCTGCACCGCGCCCTCGCAGCCGACCCCTCGGCCGACCGTCTGGTGATCGACCTGGCGGGCGTCACCTTCTGCGACTCCTCGGGCCTGGGCGCCCTGCTGCGCGCCCGCATCGCCACCGAGCAGGCGGGTCTGACCCTTCACCTGGCCCGACCCGCCCACGCGGTGGCGAAGGTGCTGGAGCTCACCGGCGCCTACAGGGTGTTCCCCGTCGACCGGGACGGGCCCGCCCTCCCGTACCCCCACGCAGTCTGA